The following is a genomic window from Bos taurus isolate L1 Dominette 01449 registration number 42190680 breed Hereford unplaced genomic scaffold, ARS-UCD2.0 Leftover_ScbfJmS_949, whole genome shotgun sequence.
caacctagacattactttgccaacaaaggtccgtctagtcaaggctatggtttttccagtagtcatgtgtggaagtgagagttggactgtgaagaaagctgagcgccgaagaatcgatgcttttgaactgtggtgctggagaagactcttgagagtcccttggactgcaaggagatgcagccagtccatcctaaaggagatcagccctgggtgttctttggaaggactgatgctgaagctgaagctccaatactttgtccacctgatgcgaagaactcactcgttggagaagaccctgatgctgggaaagattgaaggcgggaggagaaggggacgacagaggatgagatggttggatggcgtcgtcagctcaatggacatgagtttgaacaagctccgggagttggctgattgacaaggaagcctggcgtgctgcagtccatgaggttgcaacttagcgactgagtaacaacaacaacCGCTCACATAATTTGCCCTTTTAAAACAGGGTGtcttgttgagttgtaagagttctaaATGTTTCATGGGTACTAGCTGACCTCCGTCGGTATGtaatttacaaatgttttctccGATTCTGTGGGCTTTTGCACTTTCTCAATGGTTACCTCTTAGAGTGgaaaattatctcatttttttctttggatttttttcattctgttaaaacattcagaatataaaattttccattttaaccaaTTTTAAGTGTACACGTCAGTGGTACTAAGTAACGTCCCTGGTGtgctacattcagttcagttcagtcgctcagttgtgtccgactctttgcggccccgtgaaccgcagcacgccaggtctccctgtccatcaccaactcccggagtccacccaaacccatgtccattgagtcggtgataccatccaaccatttcatcctctgtcgtccccttctcctgccctcaatctttcccagcatcggggtcttttcaaatgagtcagctcttcacatcaggtggccaaagtattggagtttcagcttcaacatcagtcctaccaatgaacacccaggactgatctcctttaggatggactggttggatctccttgcagtccaagggactctcaagagtcttctgcagcaccacagttcaaaagcatcaattcttaccaCTGTCCATCTCCAGGACTCTTTTCGTTATGTAAAAATGAAACTATACTCATTAAAGTATAAATCCCCATTATCTTCTTTCCCTTCGCCCCTAGCAACCTCTATcctactttctgtctgtatgatTTTACTACACAAGTACATCATTTAAGTGGAATCtgacagtatttgtcttcttgCGAcaagcttatttcacttagcataatgtcctcaagatccatccatgttgtggcagtTTGCAGACTTTCCTCTTTTTtatgggtgaataatattccattgtatgtacagcCCACCTTTCGCTTCTCCATTCACCCCTCTGTGGGCActcaggttgcttccacattttagctgttgtgaataatgctgctctgaacattacATGTATGGACATACAAAGCTCTCTTTGGGATCCTGCTTTGCATCCTTCTGGGCTTATACCTAGAAGTGAacttgctggatcacatggtcattctatttttaatatctttcagGAGCTACCATACCATTCCACAGCAGCTGTAGCATTTTACCTTCCCACCAGTAGGGCACAAGTGTTCCAgttttctccacctcctctccaacattgttcttttctgttttcttttgtttttgtagtGGTCATGCTAATGATTATGAGGTGGCATCTCATTGTAGTTCAGCTTGACATTTCCCCTGAGGATGCGTGAcatcgagcatcttttcatatgcgaaaggtcatttgtgtatcttctttggagaaatttccatTTGAGTCCTTTGCCCATGTTTTGAATCAGGCTgtgtggttttttgttgttgagttttaggagtttTCGCTATGTATTTTGGGATAGTagttccttatcagatatatgattggcaactattttctctcattctgtgggtgGCCTTTTCACTCtgtgaatatataatataattttggATGCACAAAATTTAAGTATTTTCCTAAAGTCCATCTTGTCTGTTTTTCTTCGgtttctgtgcttttggtgtcatagctGAGAAACCTTTGCCAAATCCAGTGCCGTGAAACTTTTGCCTTACGCTTTCTCCTATGAGGTTTATAGGAACACAGGTTTCCtgaatggggattctccaggagccTGCCAGACACACAAACTAGTAGTCATGCTATGGGTAGGCTTTTGAGGGAGCTCCAGACCGTTCTGTCCATTCTACCAGGCTGCCTGTTTTCACAGCCGTTGCAGTTGAGACGATGCAGTTGAGCTGTACTTGAGATGACTCGTGGGCACCTGAGGAGACGGCTATGGGAGTTGGGTAGTTAAAAGTTCACACACCTCACTGGTCTCACCAAGATTGAGCTGTTTTGTTGTTGTATGACCTAGACAGTTTCCACACTTGCAAAAAAGTTGACTGTGGACTGTTTTTGCCAGTGTTACCACTGCTTTTGTGGAGGAGGGGGCTTCTGTAGACCCTTATTTTGACCTTTTGGAAGTGCTTCCCATTTCCCCTCTTCACTTGATATGAAGCCAGATGAATGCAGTGTTAATGCAAAGCCTCTTTAGTTCCACAGTAGTATTTAAGCTTCCTAGGTGCTTTTGTGTGCCACTGTGATTCATTCCTTTCCGTTGCTGTACtcctctgtttctctgtgtgGATCTGTCACAATTTAACGTCCATTGTATTATCTGTGAATACAACGTGGAGTTCTTTTGGAATACTGTGAACTATGCTTCTGTGTCCATTATTATCTAGTCAGAGGATGCAGATGTCAGGGTAGGAAAGGTCAAGGGTATTCAGTATATGCTATTTCAAAGTGGCTGCCAGTTTACATTTCTAAAGCAATTGATGAGAGTTTCCACTGTTCCGTGGTAATACTTGGAATTTCCTTCTTCTGTAATCAGTCTTGTGAGTGTATAGTGATATCTCTCTACGGCTAGATAAGCTGCATTTCTCTGAATACTAAAGAGATTGGACACCTTCACAAATGGGTTCGGGCCCATCTTTTGCATTTTGACTCCACTGGAATAAGCTTTCACCCCCATGCATTCCATCCAAACTGCCAGCTCCGGAATGTCAGTGGATAAACAACTCTCCGTTGTCAAATCAAATGATCAACATGGGGCCCTCAGGCTATGGACCTACCAGCAACTTTTAAAGATAATGGGTGGGTTCtgacttgctttttaaaagaatcactcTGTCTGCTGGGTGGAAAATAGACTACTTTGGGAGCAGAGAGGTCAGGTAAATACTTGTGCATTTGTCTAGGAGACAGTGATGGTGACACAGGCTCCACTCCTTACCAACTCTAGAGTAGAAACTCTCAGCCTCTGTTTCTTCGTATTCACGATGGAGTCTCATATTGTGCACGGGAGGATGAAATTAAGGGTGCGTGTAGAGTACTTAGCACCGTGTCAGTGATGTTACGTGTGCTTGGGGGTATTGCTAGGGGTAGAGCATCTGACTGCACACACTGTCTTGCGTAGAGTTGGTGATGTTACATGTGCTTTGTTCTCTCTTTACACACAGTTGACCCCACTCCAAAGCTCTGTTTCTTTAGGACTGTCAATCAGCAATATATTaacttaaaaatcagaaataaacataagtggaaaaaacagaaaaaaaagcaataattatTAATTCCAGCTGAACTCCACTCTAGGACAAGGTTGTCTCTTGCCTCAGTGCTCTCCTTCCCTCATGCACCACCCTCATGGCATCCAAGGTGATCAGATCCCCCTGGAAGCAGATGTAGCCCCTTCCAAAGAGCCGCCAAAATAAAGAAGCCCCAAGGACTAGGCACTATGGAGACTGAAGTGATGCTTCTTAAAatagctttttatttaaaatcattttcctaTTCATGAATAGTAGTTGTTGAAGCAAATTAGATTACTGAACAGAtaacatttctttaaatatatgtaGGAGTGGGATGAAATGATCCTGTGATAATCTTAGGTGCAAATAATAGTGTATATCAAACAGTGCAGATGGAAGATAGTTAGTGCTGTCAACAGTAATTTCAGGTCAGAAATAGGCCCAACTAAAGATGACATTGATAGTATGATTCATGAGGAGAACGTACATAAAATTGTTTCGTGAAATGGAAAAGCGAAAGTAGTAGAATATTTTACATACGAGTTCACATATGAATATTATAACCAATTAATAAGTGAATACTGAAAACCTTGTCATCCTGTTCCTATTGTTGTTAAGTTTCTGTAGACTATTCCTGTCAGAGTTACAGGTCCATCAGTTGTCACTTCACCTTTGCTTCTGTGAGTGCCTTATTCCCACTCAGTGCTTGAGACATTTGATACTTTTGGAATTCTTCCTCCAGTACACTTCTGCCTTTGGTTATCCTTGTCCTTCACCTGCTGCCTCTTGTGATAACTGGCTGTCCTGGTTGGTGGGGCATCCAGTGGGGGTCCTGCTGGTGGAGGAGCCTCCATTGGGGTCTCTCCTCTGGTGGGGGGCCCCCTTCTGGCCCCTCTTGTATCCCCACTGGGAGGAGCTCCATTATGAATACCTCACTACTGGTTTCCTCTGTAGTCTTCATCTGAGATACCCCCTGGGGTCTCTACTGATTCAATTCCAGTCCTGAGGCTAATAAATTAGTATTGCAGTTATCAAAGTACTAAAGTAGTGAAGGACTATGAAAACAACGTTTGCCAATACCTTGAAACTCATTTCTGCGTCTCTTTggagtttcactttcacctccACTTGAAAGCTGAATTGATATCCTAGGAGGACCACTGTCTACACTACCACCTTCTCCTGGATCTTTGCAGTCGGGGGGCGCATAGCCATCCTCACATGTGGCAGTGCCTAAAATTGTTGCAAACTCCTTTCCCGTTACCACAGTTCTGTTGTCTCACCAGTTGTACCCAAGTGAGGTGTAATCAGTACACAAGTGATTCATGCAGACTTTGTGTGGGGCACAGAGAGTGCCAGTGTGTGCATCTCCATCATCAGGGACATCAGCAGTGCCATAGGCATCCATGCTCCAGCACCAGTCATCTTTGTGAGCGAcctggatcagtgtatgattggGTTTGAGTTGTGGTATCTCTCTAACATTTGTACATATAAGTTTGCCACAAAATATGTTATCATCTGCACACTTCAGATATGTTAACCTCGGTGAGCTGGTGGTACCACAGTTTCCAAACCGGTCCCCTCTTGTGTTCATTGAAACGTAACACATTTCTGGGGCAGACCTTGCAGGGGACCCGTATATATCCATGCATTGATTGTCAGGGTTCTTACACCGACCTCCAGCACAGTAGTGAATTCTGTCACACATGGTACCATCTAGCTTATAGCTGTCTCTGGGACATTCTCCCGAGGAACCATTACAATACTCTGGGAGGTCACACTCTCCCAGAGCAGCACGGCACATGAATCCCTGGTATCTCAGGCGACATTTATCACAGCAGAGTCCATCACTACATTCTGCATGCTCTCTCAGCTGACATCTGGTGTCACAGCATGGGTGCCTTTCACAGTTAGAACCACAGTCACACTGC
Proteins encoded in this region:
- the LOC112445788 gene encoding LOW QUALITY PROTEIN: disintegrin and metalloproteinase domain-containing protein 1a-like (The sequence of the model RefSeq protein was modified relative to this genomic sequence to represent the inferred CDS: deleted 3 bases in 2 codons); the encoded protein is WSHTKYVEMFVVVNNQRFQMWGSDVNQTVQRVMDIIALANSFTRGINTEVVLAGMEIWTEGDLTEVPVDLQVALRNFNSWRQEKLFHRVKHDVAHMIVGQHPREDTGQAFLSGACSSDFAAAVESFHHEDVLLFAALMVHELGHNLGIRHDHPACMCKDRPFCLMRENITKESGFSNCSSDFFHRFLWEHKGACLFNKPGHKGRLRRASRCGDGIVEGPEQCDCGSNCERHPCCDTRCQLREHAECSDGLCCDKCRLRYQGFMCRAALGECDLPEYCNGSSGECPRDSYKLDGTMCDRIHYCAGGRCKNPDNQCMDIYGSPARSAPEMCYVSMNTRGDRFGNCGTTSSPRLTYLKCADDNIFCGKLICTNVREIPQLKPNHTLIQVAHKDDWCWSMDAYGTADVPDDGDAHTGTLCAPHKVCMNHLCTDYTSLGYNVRQQNCGNGKGVCNNFRHCHCEDGYAPPDCKDPGEGGSVDSGPPRISIQLSSGGESETPKRRRNEFQGIGKRCFHSPSLL